ACGCCCGTCACCACCACGCACGCGCCTGCCGGCGGTAGAGCAGTCCCGGGACAGGACACCCGCACGCCCGGATGCCCAATACCGTCCTGCAGCCCCGACCCGTCGTCCACTGTGAAGCTGCTGCCCTGCGAGTCCCGGTGCGTCACCCGTCCTGCGATGCGGACCAGCAGGCCGGCCGGAGTTATGCCCGTGCCGGGCTGAAGGGCCTTGCCCTTGACCGCAACTGCGCGGAGAGTCCCCGACCCTTCGCGGGCGCTTGAGGTCGCCATAAGGCACGGCTCCCCCGAGCCGGTGATAGCCACCGTCCCAGAGACCGATGCCCGGTCGCCTGGTTGGAGCGTGTGCGCACTTTGCTCCACACGGATGCCGCAGGCGCGATCCTCCCGCTGAAGATAGAACACTCCACTCCACGCCGCGCTGACGATGCCCTGGATTCCTTCCGCGGGGGTCCCCGGCGGGGCCAGGCGGGCCTCCGGGATGCCGGAGACTGCCGGAAGGCCCGCGTCCAGTTCGTAAGCTCCCATGTCCACTGCCGCCCCGATTTTGCGCGTTCGGCCTTCGATGTCCGTCGCCAGAGAGGAAGCGGCCGCGTCGTCTCCCGCATCGCGGCAGGGCGACGACGGCCGGATCCGCACGTCCCCTGCGCTGAGAGCCACGAACTGCGGGTCCGCTCGCACATCGCCTGTGCCAGGGCCTACTCCCACGTAATCCCCGCCGCTGTTCCCGTAGACGCAATTCCGCAAAAGCGCCGGAGCGTCCGCACCTGGCTGAACGGCGATGCCTGTACCGTTGAACGCCACGATGTTGTTCGTTGCGGACGCCCCGGACTCCAGCGCGAGCCCCGTTCCTTGGCTGGCGGCGATGGTATTGTTGATGAGAACAGGCGCCGAACCGTCCTGACAGGAGACTCCCGCCCCCGAGGTGCCCGTGATCACGCATCCCTGAATGACCGGAGACGAACCCAGGCACAGAATGCCGTCCGCGCCGTTGTTCCTGATGAAGCAACGATCCACAAGCGGCGCTGACTCGCCCGTGCACACCACACCCCCTCCCGCGTTGCCGGAAATGGTGCTGAACCAGAGGTGCGGCGCGGCGTAGTTCTCACACAGAACGCCTGCTCCGAGGTTGCCGGTGATTCGGCACCGGTCGACGATGAGCGACCCCGCGTCGCAGACAAGCCCTGCGCCGGAGTTGCCGGTGATTTCGCATTCCTTGATGGTGGCAGAGCCTTCCGGCGCACGGATTCCGTCCCCTCCGCACCCGGAGATCCTGAGTCCTTCGATACGGGTGAAAACAGAGGCGCCTGCGTAGATGTAGACAGCCGGGCCGGGGCCGGGCACCGTGAGGGTGACCGGATGGGTGGCTGGGTCGCGATGATCCCGCGAACCCTCCCCACCGGCGAAGCCACAGTATACCGCCACGCCGCTTCGAAGGGAGACCGGCGTGGTGTAGATCCCGGTCGCCACCCACACCTCGTCTCCATAGGCCGCCGCGGAAACGGCCGCCGCAATGGTGCGTTTTGCCGTGGCCCAGGAATGTCCGCCGGCAGAGTCGCTGCCCGACGGGGAGACGTAAAAGACCGCGCAAAGAGCCGGAAGCTGCCAAGCGGCGGCGAGTGCCGCGGCCAGCTGGAGCCGGAAGATGATCCGCAAGAGAAACCCCCTCTCCCGCAATCCGGATGCAGCATCCGCAAATTTACTGGGTGGCGCGGGAGGCTGTCCGGCGCGTCAACAGCCTCTATGCTAAGGCCTCGAAGGGACGCCGGTCAAGGGGTCAGGAGAAAATCAACAGGCAAGAGAATCCGCCATCTCTGCCATGGCGATGAATGCTCGCGCCGCATTCTGGCCGTAAGTGCCGGAGGCAGTCCCTCCCAGGATGAAAGCCTTCGGGCCACCGGCCTCCAGCCTCTCCCGGGCGATAGCCAGCGACTCTTCCAGTGGCAAACTCTCCAGCACCTCCATATCGTCCAGGTTTCCCACCAAGCAGAGCCGCTCGCCAGCCAGCAGGCGAGCCGCCCGCAGGTCCACATCACCCCACGGAGGCGCTTCCAGGGGATCCAGGGCGTCTATGCCCAGCGACGCCAGTTGCGGCAGGAACCGCATCACCGGCCCGTGGTTGTGGTAATAGGCGATGCCCCGATAGCGATGAATGGTTTCCACCAAAGGCACGTCGAAGCGCGTCACCAGATCATCGAACGCGGACGGGCCGAGCTGCACCGTTACATACTCACCGCCGATGATCCGGAACGCCCGGACACCCGCCCGGCAGAGATCCTCAGCCCGCTCCAGGATGCGTTCGCTCGCGGTTTCACAGAGGGTGCGGATGAGATCCGGCCGGTCCGCCCACATCAGGCAGAAATCCTGGGGCGAGAACCAGGATGCCGGAATGCAGACGGCGTTCGGGAGACCTGTCATTACCAACCCCTCCTCGCCGAACCGCTCTTGCCACTGGAAGTAGCCGGATGCCTCCACGGGGTGGGGCACGTAAGGGACGGACAGGAAGCGCTCGACGTCCTCCGGGGTCTTCACAGGGTGCTCCACCGTGGCGTGCGTGCGGGCGGTTCGGCGGTCCCGGCGCACCAGAGGGCCACGGGGGGTGTGATACGTGATGACCGTCTCGTCTCCGCGCTCATCCACCGAAGGGGTGGCCTGGGTGCCCAGAATGTCCCACGAGCCGCAGGGGGCCTCGACGATGATGTCCGTCCGGGCTACCAGCTCCCGCCCGATGTCCGAATCGGGGTCCACCCGTCCGAACCCGAACGGAGCCACGGGCGTCCGGTCCGGTTCGCCGCCCCGCATGGCCATCAGCAACCGCTCCCGCGATGTCACGCCGTCGATGGCCTTTCTCCGCGTCTGCGAGGATCTGGCGCTTCATTGCCGGCGGCTAGCGGCTTTCTCTTCCTTCGCCAGCCGCGAGAGCTCCCGAGCCTCGTTGTGCTCCTCGTCATACAACGGGATGAACAACAGCGTCAGCATTCCCGGAATGGTCAGGATGCAGCAGGCGATGAAGAACTTCACGAAGCCCAGCCGCTCCAGAAGGAACCCGCTCAGGATGCCCGCGCCCATCGCCCCGAGCGCCATCAGGCCGGTGGAGATGGCGTAGTGCGACGTCTGGTAGCGGGAACCCTGCGAAGCATACATCAGGAAGACCATGTAGGCCGCAAACCCGAAACCGTAGCCGAACTGGTCTATGACCACCACGGCATAGGTTCCCGCCACCTTCAGCAGTCCAGTGGCAGTAGGAAGCTCGATGGCCGCCCAGACGTATCCCAGGCACGGCAGGTTCATGGACAGGACCATCGGCCATAGGCATTTTCTCAGTCCCCAGCGCGCGATGGCCATTCCCCCCAGGATGCCACCCACCACCAGCGCCAGGATGCCAAACGTCCCGTAGATGACTCCAAACTGCTCCGTCGTGAACCCCAAGTTGCCTTTCGGACCGGTTTCCAGCAGGAAAGGCGGAGTCATCTTGACGATCATAAACTCGCCCGCGCGATACAGCAGGATGAACGCCAGAATGGCCAGAATGCGGGGCCTTTGGAAATAGGTAACGAACGCCTCCACGAACGGAATGGCATCTCCCTTCTGATGCCCGCCGTCTGGCACGTCGGCGGCCGGTCGTGGCATCGCCCAGAGTCCGTATAGCCAGAAGATGCCGTAAAGCGCCCCCCCCACCAGCAGGGCTATCATCCATCCTTGCGCCACGCTGAATCCGCGCTCCTCGGCCAGCCGGCCCGCCAGCACCACCAGCGCACCGTTCCCGAAGATCATCGCCAGGCGGTACGCCGTGGAGCGGATGCCCACAAAGAACGCCTGGTCTTTCTTGTCCATCGCCAGCAGGTAGTATCCGTCCGCCGCGATGTCATGCGTCGCCGAGAGGAATGCCATGACGAAGAACACAGCGAGCGTGACGATGAAGAAGTTGGGCAGGTTCACTCCGAACGCCACGAGTATGAACCCGGCGAGAAGGAGAGCCTGCGTGATGACCACCCAGTTTCGCTTGGTGCTGATGGTGTCCACCAGCGGGCCCCAGAGCATCTTCAAAACCCACGGCCAGGTTATCAGGCTGGTCCACAGACCCATCTGCGACGCGGATATTCCCAGTGTGGTATACATGGCCGCCGAGACGTTCACAATGATGACGTAAGGAACCCCCTGCATAAAGTAGAGGGTGGGGACGAAGAGCCAAGGGCTCCGAGTGGTATTCTTCTGTTGCTCCATGGTGTGCTTCCGGTCTGCCGCCCGTCTGATCGCGGGGTGCGTGACCGGTTACTCTGATTCCACGCCGCCCGCCTGGATACCTTCCCGCCTTACGGGTTCTCCGGATGGGCGGCCACATTTGAACCGCCTGAAGCCGGGCGGACCGCCGTTCCCAAGGGTCAGAGCCTCTTGTTCTGGAGAAAGGTGCGCTTGCCGGGCATCCGGGCCGTTGGCCCAATCCGTCGCTAATAGGCGACCCCGCCCGAGCGGCACGTTGCAGGCGCGCGTATCAAGATCCTGGCGTGAAGGTTTTGAGTTTCGACTCGCCCGCCACAGCCGGACGGCTCAACCACAGTAGAAAAGGGGCCGCTCCCCAAGGAGCGGCCCGCTCGACAGACCAGATCGCTTTGGTGTTCCGGGAAGTTGCTCTCGGAACCTCCC
The sequence above is drawn from the Armatimonadota bacterium genome and encodes:
- a CDS encoding MFS transporter, yielding MEQQKNTTRSPWLFVPTLYFMQGVPYVIIVNVSAAMYTTLGISASQMGLWTSLITWPWVLKMLWGPLVDTISTKRNWVVITQALLLAGFILVAFGVNLPNFFIVTLAVFFVMAFLSATHDIAADGYYLLAMDKKDQAFFVGIRSTAYRLAMIFGNGALVVLAGRLAEERGFSVAQGWMIALLVGGALYGIFWLYGLWAMPRPAADVPDGGHQKGDAIPFVEAFVTYFQRPRILAILAFILLYRAGEFMIVKMTPPFLLETGPKGNLGFTTEQFGVIYGTFGILALVVGGILGGMAIARWGLRKCLWPMVLSMNLPCLGYVWAAIELPTATGLLKVAGTYAVVVIDQFGYGFGFAAYMVFLMYASQGSRYQTSHYAISTGLMALGAMGAGILSGFLLERLGFVKFFIACCILTIPGMLTLLFIPLYDEEHNEARELSRLAKEEKAASRRQ